A single Osmerus mordax isolate fOsmMor3 chromosome 7, fOsmMor3.pri, whole genome shotgun sequence DNA region contains:
- the abtb1 gene encoding ankyrin repeat and BTB/POZ domain-containing protein 1 gives MDAYDLFTSCRKGDIWRVRYLVEQRDVELNVRDKWDSTPLYYACLCGHEELVQYMLANGAKCEANTFDGERCMYGSLNDSIRRLLKEYKCITAKTMQRDYYDHFLNMLLEQGQFSDVTFLVHGETFHAHRCVLSARSEYFSAMFETKWNGKNMIALKHPLINPAAFGAILQYIYTGRMDIDVSHVEDCKRLAKQCKMVDLIDELESKCKQVYGFVSNKPGTCVKVLTLEPQNCQLQGEMALLADCAVPSELRVGFGELPFNRIDNFPDYADICFRVESFNFLCHKAFFCGRSDYFKALLEDHFSEGEMMQSQPSTPVLTLHNIPHNIFICLLYYIYSDDTDLTTENVYDVLCVADMYLLPGLKRLCGKTLAQTLCEDNVVYIWKTARLFRLSRLEDQCTEYMAKIIEKLVEQVEFAEIIKEDAGAVEDRHETDSIPLVDDIRFHIASNVQTFSAIEEANQKLDALESLLSSIGLEC, from the exons ATGGACGCATACGATTTGTTTACAAGTTGCAGAAAGGGCGACATTTGGAGAGTCAG gTACCTTGTTGAACAAAGAGATGTGGAACTCAATGTAAGGGATAAATGGGACAGCACCCCACT GTACTATGCCTGTCTCTGTGGCCATGAGGAACTAGTCCAGTACATGTTGGCTAATG GAGCAAAGTGTGAAGCCAACACGTTTGATGGTGAGAGGTGTATGTATGGCTCTCTGAATGACTCCATACGACGTCTGCTCAAGGAGTACAAGTGTATCACAGCCAAAACCATGCAGCGGGACTATTATGACCACTTTCTAAACAT GCTGCTGGAGCAAGGTCAGTTCAGTGATGTCACGTTCCTGGTTCATGGTGAGACGTTCCATGCTCACCGCTGTGTGCTCAGTGCCCGCTCGGAGTACTTCTCTGCCATGTTTGAGACCAAATGGAATGGGAAGAACATGATCGCCCTCAAACATCCACTG ATTAACCCGGCAGCATTTGGGGCCATCCTGCAATATATTTACACAG GACGTATGGATATTGATGTGAGCCATGTTGAGGACTGCAAACGACTGGCCAAGCAGTGCAAAATGGTAGACCTTATTGACGAACTGGAGAGCAAATGCAAACAGGTTTATGGGTTTG TGTCCAATAAGCCTGGAACCTGTGTGAAGGTGCTCACTCTGGAGCCCCAGAACTGCCAGCTTCAGGGGGAAATGGCTCTGCTGGCAGACTGTGCTGTCCCGTCAGAGCTCAGA gttGGATTCGGTGAGCTTCCCTTTAACAGAATCGACAACTTCCCTGATTATGCTGACATATGCTTCCGGGTTGAAAGTTTTAATTTCCTGTGTCATAAG GCTTTTTTCTGTGGACGTAGTGACTATTTCAAAGCCTTGCTGGAGGACCACTTCAGTGAGGGAGAAATGATGCAatcccagcccagcaccccagTTCTCACACTCCACAACATCCCCCACAACATCTTTATCTGCCTCCTCTACTACATCTACAGCGATGACACAGAT CTGACTACAGAGAATGTGTatgatgtgctgtgtgtggctgaCATGTACCTGCTCCCGGGCCTGAAGCGCCTGTGTGGTAAGACCCTGGCCCAGACACTTTGTGAGGACAACGTAGTGTACATATGGAAAACGGCCAGGCTCTTCCGCCTGTCACGTCTGGAGGACCAGTGTACAGAATACATGGCCAAGATCATAGAAAAG TTGGTTGAACAGGTCGAGTTTGCTGAGATCATCAAAGAGGACGCTGGGGCGGTAGAGGACAGACACGAGACAGACTCCATCCCTCTGGTGGATGACATCCGCTTCCACATCGCCAGCAACGTCCAGACCTTCAGCGCCATCGAAGAGGCTAACCAGAAACTGGACGCCCTGGAGAGTCTCCTGTCCAGCATCGGGCTGGAGTGCTAA
- the icmt gene encoding protein-S-isoprenylcysteine O-methyltransferase → MAGSKLVLEGRISIISFSLGLAVVIIPLIRTFFGHLDWVFDYLTETRGKIAISVYIAVINGLLLIIYKGPLYKVAVRACFLGFTFGCGLTISCSQTTWTHFGWYMCSLSFFHYSEYLVTAIINPRSLSLDSFLLNHSVEYTLAAVSSWVEFTIEKLTVPELKQHTWVSVVGLLMVMCGEGLRKSAMLTAGSNFNHIVQNEKAQSHVLVTTGVYSFFRHPSYVGWFYWSIGTQVMLCNPVCIAGYTLASWRFFRERIEEEEISLIHFFGEDYLEYKKKVSTGLPFISGIRVGS, encoded by the exons ATGGCAGGCAGTAAGTTGGTTTTAGAGGGAAGAATAAGTATTATAAGCTTTAGCTTAGGACTCGCTGTGGTTATAATTCCCCTTATCAGAACATTCTTTGGACATCTTGACTGGGTATTTGACTATCTTACAGAAACAAGGGGGAAAATAGCAATTTCTGTGTACATAGCTGTTATCAATGGCCTCTTGCTGATCATATACAAGGGACCTCTTTATAAG GTTGCTGTAAGAGCATGCTTCCTTGGTTTTACATTTGGGTGTGGCTTGACAATTAGCTGTTCCCAGACGACATGGACACATTTTGGATG GTACATGtgctctctatctttcttccACTACTCTGAGTACTTGGTAACAGCCATCATTAACCCTCGTAGTCTGTCCCTGGACTCCTTCCTGCTCAACCACAGTGTGGAGTACACCTTGGCTGCTGTGTCCTCATGGGTGGAATTCACCATAGAGAAGCTGACTGTACCAG AGCTGAAGCAGCATACCTGGGTCAGTGTGGTGGGACTTCTGATGGTGATGTGTGGGGAGGGCCTGCGCAAGTCTGCCATGCTGACTGCCGGCTCCAACTTCAACCACATAGTCCAGAACGAGAAGGCCCAGAGCCACGTGTTGGTCACAACCGGGGTCTATTCCTTTTTCAGACACCCCTCCTACGTGGGCTGGTTCTATTGGAGCATTGGCACACAG GTGATGTTGTGCAATCCAGTTTGCATAGCGGGATATACGCTAGCTAGTTGGCGCTTCTTCCGTGAACGTATCGAAGAGGAGGAGATCTCTCTCATACATTTCTTCGGCGAGGACTACCTTGAGTACAAGAAGAAGGTGTCTACCGGCCTGCCATTTATCTCAGGCATACGTGTCGGATCCTAG
- the rnf207b gene encoding RING finger protein 207, with amino-acid sequence MSGGIFCPLENLYDPDSANCHPLVCHLCHEQYEHPCLLDCYHTFCASCLRGRAVEGRLSCPLCGQQSSVKGFTALPPEDRLLKFLVDNSTDCEETVQCSNCDLECKKQDVDTMYYCNTCSQPLCGECKESTHKAKMFSRHEIVSLAKRTKEAHKKCSLHEELYIMFSTEKKSMLCINCFRDMQVESRAHCIDIETAYMQGCEKLDQAVLAVKELQTSAREAIVLLKAMIGEVRANVEEEENAISTLFNNMQEKLAERKKILLKAAQSQHEEKERAFKEQLSHLAALLPTLQVHLVTCSAFLSSANKFEFLDMGYQLMERLKKIVKLPHRLRPAQSSKINTEYRSEFARCLESLLLLGQRRSVSMTGGVSGLGLSNASGLLQSSLSVACHSPAISDMSLGSSAVRKPTAHRYISTKVLLSEGGDTPFTDHCCNYENSYKRLQTVIQQLKDQVQETHRDLTKHHSLIRKDTMAEILDHSLQMDRQISAEYSSVELMRAIFEEIWEETYQRVVNEQEIYEAQLHDLMQLKQENSYLITIAKQIGPYISSIAKVKARLEPRLKGPKELKDDRTEAMLKIYEDSTMATMATDIQHNRNDLSFVTDDNCIISNPSDEAFFKNKDFYCSGKQNTMETASWIEMPF; translated from the exons ATGTCTGGAGGAATCTTCTGCCCTTTGGAAAACTTATATGATCCGGACAGTGCCAATTGCCACCCCTTGGTGTGCCACTTGTGCCATGAGCAATACGAACACCCCTGTCTTCTTGACTGTTACCACACCTTCTGTGCCAGCTGTCTGCGAGGCAGGGCTGTGGAGGGACGCCTCAGTTGTCCTCTCTGTGG GCAACAGTCCAGTGTAAAAGGCTTTACTGCTTTGCCTCCGGAGGACCGTCTTTTGAAGTTCCTGGTGGATAACTCTACGGATTGTGAGGAGACTGTTCAGTGTTCCAACTGTGACCTGGAGTGCAAAAAACAG GATGTGGATACCATGTATTATTGCAACACTTGTAGCCAACCGCTATGTGGAGAATGTAAGGAAAGCACCCACAAAGCCAAGATGTTCTCCCGTCATGAGATTGTCTCCCTGGCCAAGCGCACGAAGGAGGCCCACAAAAAGTGCT CCCTCCATGAGGAACTGTACATTATGTTTTCCACAGAGAAGAAGTCAATGTTATGCATCAACTGTTTCAGAGACATGCAAGT GGAAAGCAGGGCACACTGCATTGATATTGAAACAGCATATATGCAAGGCTGTGAAAAACTGGACCAGGCCGTCCTA GCGGTGAAGGAACTGCAAACCTCAGCCAGGGAGGCCATTGTTCTGCTCAAGGCAATGATAGGAGAGGTCCGTGCCAatgtggaagaggaggaaaatgcCATAAGTACTCTTTTTAACAACATGCAG GAAAAattggcagagagaaagaaaatcctCCTGAAAGCAGCACAAAG TCAGcatgaggagaaagaaagagctttTAAAGAACAGCTGTCTCACTTGGCCGCCCTACTACCTACTCTACAG GTTCATCTAGTCACTTGTTCTGCATTCCTAAGTTCAGCCAACAAGTTTGAGTTTCTAGACATGGGTTAT CAACTTATGGAACGTCTCAAAAAGATTGTAAAGCTGCCACACAGACTGAGACCTGCACAAAGTAGCAAG ATAAACACAGAGTATCGGTCAGAGTTTGCCCGCTGCCTGGAGTCTCTGTTGCTATTAGGCCAAAGACGCTCTGTGTCAATGACTGGTGGTGTGTCTGGTTTGGGGTTAAGCAATGCCAGTGGTCT CCTGCAATCTTCCCTGTCTGTGGCCTGCCACTCCCCTGCCATCAGTGACATGTCCCTGGGATCCTCAGCAGTAAGGAAGCCTACCGCCCATCGCTACATCAGCACCAAGGTTCTCCTGTCTGAGGGCGGGGACACTCCCTTTACCGATCACTGTTGCAACTATGAGAACAGCTACAAG AGGCTACAGACTGTGATCCAACAGCTGAAGGACCAGGTTCAGGAAACCCACAGAGATCTGACCAAGCACCACTCACTTATCAGGAAAGACACCATGGCTGAGATCCTGGACCACTCtctacagatggacagacagatctCTGCTGAGTACTCCTCTGTGGAACTCATGAGGGCCATATTTGAGGAG ATCTGGGAAGAAACATATCAGAGGGTTGTGAATGAACAGGAAATATATGAAG CTCAACTTCACGATCTGATGCAACTAAAGCAGGAGAACAGTTACCTGATCACTATTGCTAAGCAAATTGGCCCATACATCAGTTCAATTGCCAAGGTGAAGGCACGACTGGAACCAAG ACTAAAGGGTCCTAAGGAGCTAAAAGATGACCGCACAGAGGCCATGCTGAAGATCTATGAGGACAGTACGATGGCCACAATGGCCACTGATATACAACACAATAg GAATGACCTCTCCTTTGTCACtgatgataactgcattatcagcaACCCATCAGATGAGGCCTTTTTTAAGAACAAGGATTTCTATTGTTCAGGGAAGCAGAACACTATGGAGACTGCCAGTTGGATAGAGATGCCATTCTAG
- the LOC136945520 gene encoding large ribosomal subunit protein eL22 produces MAPVKKQTTKGGKKKKQVLKFTLDCTHPVEDGIMDAANFEQFLQERIKVNGKAGNLGGGVVSIDRSKSKITVSSEVPFSKRYLKYLTKKYLKKNNLRDWLRVVANTKESYELRYFQINQDEEEEEDED; encoded by the exons ATGGCTCCCGTG AAGAAGCAGACCACCAAAGGTggcaagaagaagaagcaggTTCTGAAATTCACATTGGACTGCACCCACCCTGTTGAAGATGGCATCATGGACGCAGCCAACTTC GAACAGTTTCTTCAGGAGCGCATCAAGGTGAATGGAAAAGCTGGAAATCTCGGTGGAGGTGTGGTGTCCATTGACAGGAGCAAGAGCAAGATCACAGTTTCATCTGAGGTTCCTTTCTCCAAGAG ATACCTGAAGTATCTGacaaagaagtatctgaagaaGAACAACCTTCGTGACTGGCTGCGTGTTGTTGCCAACACTAAGGAGAGTTACGAACTCCGTTACTTCCAGATTAaccaggatgaagaggaggaggaagatgaggattaA
- the rcc2 gene encoding protein RCC2 homolog, producing the protein MPRKKVTEVSGNGGLKRKRGGGKRKERDFSSDDEFDDFEQENNKKPGKPATKSGLQPVTVADDIKEKIKLECPKVKGQLLIFGATNWDLIGRKEVPKQQAAYRNLGQNLWGPHRYGCLNDVQVSCVVSGPCAAHSLLITTEGKLWSWGRNEKGQLGHGDTKRLEAPKLIEALGEEVVVAAACGRNHTMALTENGIAYSFGENKLGQLGQGNQTDAVLSPATIQYNGQPLVKVACGAEFSMVVDCKGNLYSFGCPEYGQLGHNSDGKFIARAQRIEFDCELIPRRVAIFIEKTKDGQVMPVPNVVVRDVACGGNHTLVLDSQKRVFSWGFGGYGRLGHTEQKDEMVPRLVKLFDFPGRGASQIYTGYQCSFAVNEMGGLFFWGVTNTSRESTMYPKSVQDLCGWKIRNLACGKSSIIIAADESTISWGPSPTFGELGYGDNKPKSSTTAQEVKTMDGIYAEQVVMGYAHSLVIARQDSQQEQEKLKKLPEYNPRTL; encoded by the exons ATGCCACGGAAGAAGGTGACAGAGGTCTCTGGTAATGGTGGactgaagaggaagagaggagggggcaaaagaaaagagagagatttcaGCAGTGATGATGAGTTTGATGATTTTGAGCAGGAGAATAATAAGAAACCTGGCAAGCCTGCCACCAAGTCAGGCCTTCAGCCAGTAACTGTAGCTGATGACATTAAGGAAAAAATA AAACTTGAGTGTCCCAAAGTCAAAGGCCAACTTCTAATTTTCGGGGCCACCAACTGGGATCTGATTGGAAGGAAGGAGGTGCCAAAACAACAAG CGGCGTATAGGAACCTAGGCCAGAACTTGTGGGGCCCACACCGCTATGGCTGTCTAAATGACGTGCAGGTCAGCTGTGTGGTGTCTGGGCCCTGCGCTGCCCACAGCCTCCTCATCACCACTGAGGGCAAGCTTTGGAGCTGGG GGCGTAATGAGAAGGGTCAGCTGGGTCATGGGGACACAAAGCGCCTGGAGGCCCCGAAGCTGATCGAGGCCCTGGGAGAAGAGGTGGTGGTGGCTGCCGCCTGCGGACGGAACCACACCATGGCATTGACAG AAAATGGTATTGCATACTCATTTGGAGAGAACAAACTGGGCCAGCTTGGCCAGGGAAACCAGACGGATGCAGTCCTCAGCCCAGCAACA ATCCAGTATAATGGACAGCCCCTGGTCAAGGTGGCGTGTGGAGCAGAGTTCAGCATGGTGGTGGACTGCAAAGGGAACCTCTACTCATTTGGTTGCCCAGAATATGGCCAGCTAG GACACAACTCTGATGGGAAGTTCATTGCTCGCGCCCAGCGCATTGAGTTTGACTGTGAGCTTATCCCACGTCGTGTCGCAATCTTCATTGAAAAGACCAAGGACGGTCAGGTGATGCCAGTGCCCAACGTGGTGGTGCGAGATGTAGCTTGTGGAGGGAATCACACG CTGGTGCTAGATTCCCAGAAGAGAGTGTTCTCCTGGGGCTTTGGTGGCTACGGCCGCTTGGGACACACTGAGCAGAAGGACGAGATGGTGCCAAGACTGGTAAAGCTCTTTGACTTCCCTGGACGTGGGGCTTCCCAAATCTACACTGGCTACCAGTgctcctttgcagtcaatgaaaTGG GAGGACTGTTTTTCTGGGGGGTCACAAATACTTCAAGGGAGTCAACGATGTACCCCAAGTCTGTACAGGACCTATGTGGCTGGAAGATCCGCAATCTGGCGTGTGG GAAGAGCAGTATTATAATTGCTGCAGATGAGAGTACCATCAGCTGGGGTCCATCTCCCACTTTTGGCGAACTG GGATATGGAGACAATAAACCCAAGTCTTCCACCACTGCCCAAGAGGTGAAAACCATGGATGGGATTTATGCTGAACAG GTGGTGATGGGTTATGCCCACTCCCTGGTCATTGCCAGACAGGACAGCCAGCAGGAACAGGAAAAACTCAAGAAGCTTCCAGAGTACAATCCCCGCACACTCTGA